The genomic DNA AGAAGCATGTACTTGAGCGCCGTGATGGCTCTGGGGCTGTCGATAGAGTCGTAGCCCTCGAAGGCCTCAAAGAAGTACGAGTAGGCTGTCTTCCAGTCCTTCTCCTCGGCCGCGTGGATGATCCCTGAGAACGCAGAACGGACATGAGATGTGGtgtacatgtttggttagcttaacatGTAGTGACCAGACCCTAAatttttggttagcttagcatgtagcaaccagttgTATATGTTTGGTTaacttaacatgtagcagccagTCGTacgtgtttggttagcttagcatgtagcaaccagttgtaaatgtttggttagcttagcatgcagcAACCACaccccacatgtttggttagcttagcatgtagcaaccagtcccaaaTGTTGAGTTAGCCAAATTAGATATTTGTTCTAATATCATCTGATTTTTTCTACTTTGATTCTAATGTTCAGCTCATTTCAGATCAAGGGCCCTGAGATCAAAGGCGTTCCACACTGACCTGACTGCATGTCTAGGGCAGCCTGCAGCTTGGGGGGGCAGTAGATGGCGTTGGCCGTGGTTCTGGCCGAGGTGAGAGCTGCTCGTGCTTTGGGCAGATTACTGAGGGCGTGGTAGGTTTTACTCTCCAACAGCTGGACCTCCACCAGCAGGGCTTTGTCGTCCATCTTTTTCAGCTCCTGCAGCAGCTGGGAACCTGTGGGAAAAACAACAATGACGAGACAATATTTAACACCCgggaggagaaacagggacaATCATGAGTGTTTTATCTCTACTCACCGAGGGCCAAGGCCTCCTGGTAGCGTTTGGTGTCAAAATAGAGCGAGATGAGTCGAGCCTGAGGAAACACATGAAAACAGAGGATTTTAATCTGTAATCATGTGCATTCACATTAATTCACTCTTAGAATGACGGGATCATCTgatgcagttgcatgagctGAAGAGTGGTAGTAAAAAGACTGCTGAAACAAGGAAAGCTAAACCCGAGGACAATATTGGTGCTtttaaattttctttatttgtcctGAAGATGTTTATCATCAacctcaaaccttgtgattttatttatttgtaaaaccaaatCACTGCTTTTATTAAAGAGAaccaaacaggtctgcagtggaaCCAGTTGCAcacgtttagtttgtttttaaaatgtgaaaaatgaaagactaaaggaactgatataatttagtattttggacagcaatgttctaaacttttcatacatatttgagataactgcctcatgtgcagttaatacaacacgtttgtattgtttcatggatattgttcaatgttttacaacagAATAAGTTTGaaacattcaaggtgtatggtcagttaaaaaaaaaaaatcggcagGTCAGGCTTTTAAAGAAAACTCAGTGATTGGCCAGAAAACTGCAATCGGTGCAGCCCTATTAGAAACGTTTCCTCAAACAACCTCTGAGGTTGTTGAACTCAACGTTCCTTTCACAGACGCTGGTGTTGATTTCACGTCACGGTTCATTCTCACCTCACACACCGCACTCACACTGAGCCTCAGCTACAGTTATTTCTGGAGGAGAGTGTGAAGCTGCTGACGGAGCAGCATCACCTCAGGGTGAACATTTTACTTTCACCTCAACTGTCCTCACTTTGCTTTACAGcagcatgcgtgtgtgtgtgtgttaatcaaAAATTGTGATGCACCAATAAGCCAataattgatcattcagagCTTCCATCCTCCATATAAtaaaaccagataaacatcCAAGAAATGTTTTATAAAACACATCAGGTTTTTTACACTAGAATGAAACACTCAAAGGTTTCAGATTTCAGGAGCAGAAATAAATCCATCTTCAACACATGAAAAAAGGTGCACCAGTGTTTGAGAACCTTGCAGCATTTGTTGTTATACTatcccccaatttccactggatgcaaaACATCAacagagctgataggtttccagtAAAGTCAATGTATCCGTTTCCTCCTCCTGTGTATGTGCTCTAGCGCTGGGTACCTCGCGGTAAGATACATCGCCAATAGTTTTGCTCACGAAAACAATATTCATCCacgatacatcacaatatctgtgtcactgaagaaactcagaatttatctactgcactgaatccatgaAAGACAAAACTGTTTTGCGATATTTGGGTGTTTCCAATACCAGTATATATCAAACTacttagattttgcacatttcccaGAGTAATGGAAACGTTTTACTAAAAGTAATCCAACAATgagctgttttcttttttaagttattaatttaaaaccaacaactttaaacctttaaaaatgtaacaagtgTCTGAAGAAGGAACCAATCTGTGTGTGGATCAAAGAGAACGTGGTGGTCTTTACCTCCAGAGCCTGCCGTAGGAAGGTCCTCTTCTCCTCCTTGGCCCACTCGATGCACTCCAGGCACAGCTCCACCTCCTGGCCCGTGGCCGCCTCCATGTCCAGGAACAGGTCCAGCAGGGAGCGCACCAGCCGGGCCGCCTTGGCCTTACTGATGGAGATCAGGAAAGGACGCACGAACTTCAGGAGTCCGCCCAGCTCTGAGGGACATCCAGGGTTAAACACCATGAGCTGTGATGACTCAGCAGTGTGAGAGAACCTGTAaacaacccacacacacacacccacacccacgaTACCTGCAGCTTGTCCCGTCTTGGCCAGCAGAGTTCCCAGCTCCAGGATGCTCTGCTCTTTAACCCTGACCGCTTCCTCATCGTTCTCCTGAACATCTCGTCTCACTGGAAAAACAAAGGCGCAAATTTAACTCTTATTTTAACCACTAAACATTCCATTTTAATGTCTCCTTTCTGACCAATAAATGCCCTGAATGGGCCCTGTGAAATGCCACTCAATAAGAATTacgtttttatttgattaacaataactgtaaacaataaaggtaaacaaagagacgaacaaacagagacagagaaagCGAGAATGAGTTGAGAGAATAGCGATTATAAAtgtgatttgactgtttagttagAGTGTAGCGTCTAgtatattcatttttgttttatatcaacacaatgaggcacAAATAATTTGTCTTTCACAGAATttgtgatttatatttttttgtaaatcattGCACAAAATCATCTGAGACATTGCTTCCATTTCATTGTAAATTGCTGTATATAACTGTGTTGTTTGATTCATCTGTATATAtttgaaatatatagtttagatttgctatacaaacaataaaaatgattcgttagaaatgtttgtgacttaaagaaaaaaaaaatctaactttttCCCACcgaatttgagtttttataatggttttagatccactgtgttaatacagtatgCCATATACAAGAGTCACATTTGTGAGGTTCTtctgggaagaaaaaaatgatactaAACAAGGCAATGTTTATGAATTCccttatatgaaatataaaggtaaaatcaaacacagtgaaaaaacagcaaaaaagcCTTAGAATTGACTTTAAAACACTGACGTTAGATGTTAATGACACAGTGTGTCAGTAAGTCCATGATATTTCACTCAAACGttcatgttaaataataaaactgtaatttctCAAACAAAAGAAGGATTTCGTTGTTTGGGAGGAAATAAAAACTAAGCAGCCAAGCTAATAAAACTTATCCTCTCATTAATGAACAACCAGAAATAAGGCGTTATTTCCAAGTGACTGGTTTCTTTACATTTCCCTTAAAGGAGCCGGTGTTGCAACAAAATCCATGACCCATCAGATTCTGTGATCGCAGGAGCTTAATTTCCCTCTCACCAAATATCCCAAAACATTACTTTATATTAAAATGTTACCTTTAAGATAAAACTATTTACTATTAAACACCAAATTCACTCCACCGGCCCAAAAACGAACCAGAGAACGGACCACAAACTGCCCACGAACCGTGCATTTAACACTCAGATAACTTAAGGACAGCAACCCTAACAAGTAACGACACAGTTTGTCAGTAACGCATAGTTCCCGTTGTAAACACTTGACACTCGTTAGGACACAAACAgaagtttttaatgctttctttaCATCCGTTACAACAGGCTAATGACGTTAGCCGAGCACAAGCTAACGGTCACATTCCTCCATTGTGTTGATTCTAAACCTGTTCCGGTGATAAAACATGACGTCACATATAAAACGGAGTagtgtaaagttttttttatgtgatgtttGACAGAAATCACCGTTAGGCCCGCAGTTAGCACGATGCTAACCGGTTAAACAGTGAGTCAGCACGGCACGCTGGTGTCGCGGTAAAAAGTGAACCTGTGCTAAACAGTGGTAGTAAGAATGCGCAGGGACACACAGAAGTTTAAGTGCGCattgatttagtttttacagacacacaaaatacattttacagttcACATTTTTACAGATATTTGTGCCTGTGTTTTTCAGTG from Gouania willdenowi chromosome 19, fGouWil2.1, whole genome shotgun sequence includes the following:
- the psmd11b gene encoding 26S proteasome non-ATPase regulatory subunit 11B, which produces MQPPKKKSRRRKVKMAAAAVVEFQRAQSLISTDRNASIDILHSIVRRDVQENDEEAVRVKEQSILELGTLLAKTGQAAELGGLLKFVRPFLISISKAKAARLVRSLLDLFLDMEAATGQEVELCLECIEWAKEEKRTFLRQALEARLISLYFDTKRYQEALALGSQLLQELKKMDDKALLVEVQLLESKTYHALSNLPKARAALTSARTTANAIYCPPKLQAALDMQSGIIHAAEEKDWKTAYSYFFEAFEGYDSIDSPRAITALKYMLLCKIVLSLPEEVQALISGKLGLRYTGRQTDALKSVAQACKNRSLADFEKALTEYRAELRDDPIINTHLAKLYDNLLEQNLIRVIEPFSRVQIEHISGLIKLSKGDVERKLSQMILDEKFHGILDQGEGVLIIFEEPPVDKTYEAALETVQNMSKVVDSLYNKAKKLT